From Chryseobacterium camelliae:
TCATCCATACGCTCAACTTTTAAGTACTCAATTTACGGATAAATTATAAGAGGGGATATGATATAAGACAGCAAGAGTTTTCAAAATCTGTCTTACCTTTGAATTCTTATGCCTTTAAAAGCATATCCGGTGCAGGAGTATCCGTGTTCCTGTGTTTAGCGGAAAATGCATTCATCCTTCCTTATTACAGTGAATAATTCTGTTTCTTTCCTCCTGTTTTTTGACACTTTTTAACTTTCATACCTCGAAAAAAATCACGATATTTGTGGGTCTTTGCACTTAGCAGGATTTTTAATATTTTATATGAGTCAGAAACAATATACAGCTAGTAGTATTCAGGCATTGGAAGGAATGGAGCACGTACGTATGCGTCCTTCCATGTACATTGGTGATGTAGGCGTAAGAGGCCTCCACCATTTGGTTTATGAAGTAGTGGATAACTCTATTGATGAGGCTTTGGCAGGGTACTGCGATACGATCTTCGTCAGCATCAAGGAAGGGAACGGGATTGAGGTAAGCGATAACGGTAGAGGTATTCCGGTTGACTTCCATGAAAAGGAACAGAAATCCGCTCTTGAGGTTGTAATGACAAAAATTGGGGCCGGAGGTAAGTTCGATAAAGATTCTTACAAAGTTTCAGGAGGTCTTCACGGGGTTGGAGTATCGTGTGTGAATGCGCTTTCCAACGAAATGGTGACTACCGTTTACCGTGACGGCAATATCTATCAGCAGATTTATTCCAGAGGAAAAGCCCAAACCGGTGTTGAGGAAATAGGACACAGCGACAAGAGAGGAACTAAGCAGTTTTTCCAGCCGGATGATTCCATTTTTACCGAATTGGTGTACAACTATGATACGCTGGCAAGCCGTTTAAGAGAACTTTCTTATCTTAATAAAGGAATTACCATTACATTAACAGATGAAAGGGAACAACTGGAAGACGGATCTTTCCGTACAGAAGTGTTCCATTCTGAAGGAGGATTAAAGGAATTTGTTGCCTATATCGACGGAAACCGTGAATCCATCATGGAAAATGTCATCTTTATGGAAGGTGAGCGTGACGATATCCCGGTTGAAGTAGCGATGCGTTACAACACTTCTTTCAATGAAAACCTGCACTCGTATGTTAATAATATCAATACGCACGAAGGAGGAACGCACCTGGCAGGGTTCAGAAGGGCACTCACCCGGACACTTAAAAAGTATGCCGATGACCTTGGGATTCCGCAGAAGGAAAAAGTGGACATCACCGGTGATGACTTCAGAGAAGGATTGACCGCCGTGGTTTCCGTGAAAGTAATGGAACCTCAGTTTGAAGGACAGACCAAAACCAAACTTGGAAACTCTGAAGTTTCAGGAGCTGTAGATAAAATCGTAGGGGAAATGCTGTCTAACTTCCTGGAAGAAAACCCTACGGAAGCCAAGCAGATCGTACAAAAGGTAGTACTGGCAGCCAAGGCAAGACAGGCCGCAAAAAAAGCCCGTGAAATGGTCCAAAGAAAATCCCCGATGGGAGGTTCCGGACTTCCGGGTAAGCTTTCCGACTGTTCTTCCAAAGATCCTGCCATATCTGAACTTTTCCTGGTAGAGGGTGATTCCGCAGGTGGAACCGCTAAACAAGGGAGAGACAGGCACTTCCAGGCTATCCTTCCTTTAAGGGGTAAGATCCTGAATGTGGAGAAGTCAATGCTTCATAAAGTATATGATAATGAAGAAATCAAGAATATCTATACCGCTCTAGGTGTTTCCGTAGGAACTGAAGAAGACAGCAAAGCGCTGAATATGGCCAAATTAAGATATCACAAAATTGTCATCATGACCGATGCCGATATCGATGGTTCCCACATCTCCACGCTGATCCTTACATTCTTCTTCAGGTATATGAAGGAACTTATTGAGAACGGATACATCTATATCGCTCAGCCGCCTTTGTATCTCCTCAAGAAAGGGAATAAAAAGATATATGCATATAATGAAAAGGAGCGTGAAGAATTCACTCTGGAAATGTCTCCGGACGGAAAAGGAGTGGAAGTT
This genomic window contains:
- the gyrB gene encoding DNA topoisomerase (ATP-hydrolyzing) subunit B yields the protein MSQKQYTASSIQALEGMEHVRMRPSMYIGDVGVRGLHHLVYEVVDNSIDEALAGYCDTIFVSIKEGNGIEVSDNGRGIPVDFHEKEQKSALEVVMTKIGAGGKFDKDSYKVSGGLHGVGVSCVNALSNEMVTTVYRDGNIYQQIYSRGKAQTGVEEIGHSDKRGTKQFFQPDDSIFTELVYNYDTLASRLRELSYLNKGITITLTDEREQLEDGSFRTEVFHSEGGLKEFVAYIDGNRESIMENVIFMEGERDDIPVEVAMRYNTSFNENLHSYVNNINTHEGGTHLAGFRRALTRTLKKYADDLGIPQKEKVDITGDDFREGLTAVVSVKVMEPQFEGQTKTKLGNSEVSGAVDKIVGEMLSNFLEENPTEAKQIVQKVVLAAKARQAAKKAREMVQRKSPMGGSGLPGKLSDCSSKDPAISELFLVEGDSAGGTAKQGRDRHFQAILPLRGKILNVEKSMLHKVYDNEEIKNIYTALGVSVGTEEDSKALNMAKLRYHKIVIMTDADIDGSHISTLILTFFFRYMKELIENGYIYIAQPPLYLLKKGNKKIYAYNEKEREEFTLEMSPDGKGVEVQRYKGLGEMNPEQLWETTLNPEHRILKQVTIDNAVEADSIFSMLMGDEVPPRREFIEKNAKYANIDA